One part of the Acidobacteriota bacterium genome encodes these proteins:
- a CDS encoding energy transducer TonB, producing the protein MKQRREVLKILFGACSFWLLAGTLAAAQTPLRLAVVDLSGDEAGAVTAQLRELAKGRFELLDPALIRVAAQGAGYSGSLNLRREEARTLGLSLGCEFYLLGRVQSGRRLGADNQPYYEAWTGLFLVETRTGDLAFFGFAREQAPQEDTVQKKLALVLPEVWQRLDKALWLTYNRHLTEIAEVGRTPLAVIEVLNDDQLGQQGQQPIFYQRLKPEYTSAAEAAGVTATVELEAVFQADGNIGEVTVVRWAGFGLDESAIKTVKKLRFKPARQAEKEVTIRGLVRYNFRRPPAMAERLEEAERLKRSLRELTSPVIKSPLPHP; encoded by the coding sequence ATGAAACAGCGACGCGAGGTTCTCAAAATTCTGTTTGGGGCGTGTTCGTTTTGGCTGCTGGCGGGTACGTTGGCCGCTGCACAAACACCGTTGCGCCTGGCTGTGGTTGATTTGAGTGGTGATGAAGCCGGCGCGGTGACCGCACAATTGCGTGAGTTGGCGAAAGGCCGATTTGAATTGCTCGACCCAGCGCTGATACGGGTTGCCGCCCAAGGCGCGGGTTATAGCGGCAGCTTGAACCTGCGCCGTGAAGAAGCGCGCACGTTAGGCCTGAGCCTCGGCTGCGAATTCTATTTACTTGGCCGCGTCCAAAGCGGGCGGCGTTTGGGCGCCGACAATCAGCCGTATTACGAAGCCTGGACGGGCTTGTTTCTCGTCGAAACACGAACCGGAGACTTGGCTTTCTTTGGATTTGCCCGCGAGCAAGCGCCGCAGGAAGACACCGTGCAAAAGAAGCTGGCGCTCGTGTTGCCAGAGGTTTGGCAGCGCTTGGATAAGGCGCTGTGGTTGACTTATAACCGGCACCTAACTGAAATTGCCGAAGTTGGCCGCACGCCGTTGGCCGTCATCGAAGTGCTCAATGATGACCAACTTGGACAGCAAGGACAGCAGCCGATTTTTTATCAGCGTTTGAAGCCCGAATACACGTCAGCGGCTGAAGCCGCAGGCGTCACAGCCACGGTCGAACTCGAAGCGGTGTTTCAAGCCGATGGCAACATCGGGGAAGTGACGGTGGTGCGCTGGGCGGGATTCGGTCTTGACGAGTCGGCTATCAAGACAGTGAAGAAATTGCGCTTCAAACCTGCGCGTCAGGCCGAAAAAGAGGTCACGATTCGCGGCTTGGTACGCTATAATTTCCGCCGTCCACCCGCGATGGCTGAGCGTCTGGAAGAAGCGGAGCGACTCAAACGCAGCCTGCGCGAGCTGACAAGCCCCGTGATTAAAAGCCCGCTGCCTCATCCCTGA
- a CDS encoding HD domain-containing protein, protein MERIYRDPVHNIIALSTARTDDALLIRLIDTPEFQRLRYIKQLGLALYTFQGAEHSRFTHSLGVMHVMTRVLDHLSKKYRISSEARLVARVAAMLHDIGHGPFSHVIEKILRQHHENWTARIIAEPNTVVHQCLTEVDAALPEKVIAAIEHRFQPAFIGHLVSSQLDVDRLDYLLRDSLMTGVKYGNYDLEWILHALEIDEVNDRIYVAANGLYAVEEYLQARFYMFRQVYFHRTLRSAEGILVSILRRAVELMCAGELQFVVAGSVIERVLRGEELAVSDYLNFDDHDVMFHLKQWMREPDAVLSDLAERFIKRRLFKALDLEMAAEARAEFVAAARNCVTAGGFDPAYYLVEDRAADIPYYGYYRPDGKSRLIVERSTGSRELCDIAEVSTVIRGMRGYEIHRICYPPEVSGAVEQLKR, encoded by the coding sequence ATGGAACGTATTTACCGCGATCCGGTACATAACATCATCGCGCTCTCGACCGCGCGGACGGATGACGCTTTGCTCATTCGGCTAATTGACACGCCGGAATTTCAGCGCTTGCGGTACATCAAACAGTTGGGGCTGGCGCTTTACACCTTTCAAGGCGCTGAGCATTCGCGGTTCACTCATTCGCTGGGCGTGATGCACGTGATGACGCGCGTACTGGATCACCTGAGCAAGAAGTACCGCATTAGCAGTGAAGCGCGGCTGGTGGCGCGCGTGGCGGCGATGTTGCACGACATTGGTCATGGGCCGTTTTCGCATGTCATCGAAAAGATTTTACGGCAGCACCACGAAAACTGGACGGCGCGGATCATTGCTGAGCCAAACACGGTCGTGCATCAATGTCTGACAGAGGTGGATGCGGCTCTGCCTGAGAAGGTGATCGCCGCCATTGAGCACCGCTTTCAACCGGCGTTTATCGGTCATTTGGTTTCGTCGCAGTTGGATGTTGATCGGCTGGATTACCTCTTACGCGACAGTTTGATGACGGGTGTGAAGTATGGCAACTATGATCTGGAATGGATTCTGCACGCGCTGGAAATTGATGAAGTGAATGATCGCATCTATGTTGCCGCCAATGGTCTTTACGCGGTCGAAGAGTATTTGCAAGCGCGGTTTTATATGTTCCGCCAAGTGTACTTTCATCGCACCTTGCGTTCGGCGGAAGGCATCCTGGTGAGCATTCTGCGACGCGCGGTGGAATTGATGTGCGCCGGGGAACTGCAATTCGTCGTAGCCGGTTCGGTGATAGAGCGGGTCTTGCGCGGCGAGGAATTGGCGGTCAGCGATTATTTGAACTTCGATGATCACGACGTGATGTTTCATCTGAAACAATGGATGCGTGAGCCGGATGCCGTGCTCAGCGATCTGGCCGAGCGCTTTATCAAACGGCGTTTGTTCAAGGCGCTCGATCTGGAAATGGCCGCCGAGGCGCGTGCCGAATTTGTAGCTGCTGCGCGCAACTGCGTGACGGCGGGCGGTTTTGATCCGGCATATTATCTGGTCGAAGATCGCGCGGCAGATATTCCTTATTACGGTTATTACCGCCCGGACGGCAAGTCGCGGCTGATCGTGGAGCGCAGCACGGGCAGCCGTGAACTCTGCGATATTGCGGAAGTCTCGACCGTGATCCGGGGCATGCGCGGTTACGAAATCCACCGCATCTGCTACCCGCCGGAAGTGAGCGGGGCAGTTGAGCAATTAAAGCGATGA
- a CDS encoding M20 family metallopeptidase — protein MLTHFTDRQSAILELTRLLVERETTSREEARLNEIASFVAALFQELGAIVEPFPQAGYGTHVRVRCGFGHAADAQHVLVIGHLDTVWPVGTLQRMPFRYTADGAAHGPGIFDMKSGIACLIEALRTIKTQGLATQRPLTILLTCDEEIGSRTSRSLVEAEAVHAAAALVLEPPIPGGIVKTGRKGIGVFSLRALGRAAHAGLDPSKGVNAIVELAQQTLQLAALNDYERGTTVNVGVFNGGTTTNVVPAEATASIDVRFWTQADGAYLENAIRSLKPILPEAQLEIGGGINRPPMPRSPQNLALFEHARGLAGELGFELKDGVVGGGSDGNFTAALGVPTLDGLGVDGAGAHADHEHIIVSDIPRRAALLTRLLQTV, from the coding sequence TTGCTTACACATTTTACTGACCGCCAATCCGCCATTCTCGAATTGACCCGACTCCTGGTCGAACGCGAAACGACCTCGCGTGAAGAAGCGCGGTTGAACGAAATCGCCTCCTTTGTTGCCGCTCTTTTTCAGGAATTAGGCGCGATAGTCGAACCCTTTCCACAAGCGGGATATGGCACGCATGTGCGCGTTCGCTGCGGGTTCGGCCACGCAGCGGATGCGCAACACGTGTTGGTGATTGGTCATCTGGACACAGTCTGGCCGGTCGGCACACTACAACGAATGCCTTTCCGGTACACCGCTGACGGCGCGGCACATGGGCCAGGCATTTTTGATATGAAATCCGGCATCGCCTGTCTGATCGAGGCCCTGCGCACGATCAAAACGCAAGGTCTGGCTACGCAACGGCCCCTGACCATCTTGCTGACTTGCGATGAAGAGATCGGCAGTCGCACCTCACGCAGTTTGGTCGAAGCGGAGGCCGTGCATGCGGCGGCGGCCTTAGTGCTGGAACCGCCCATTCCCGGCGGCATCGTCAAAACAGGTCGTAAAGGGATAGGCGTGTTTTCCTTGCGTGCCCTGGGCCGGGCGGCGCATGCGGGGCTTGACCCCAGCAAAGGCGTCAACGCCATCGTTGAGTTGGCGCAGCAGACATTGCAACTGGCCGCACTGAATGATTACGAGCGCGGCACGACGGTCAATGTCGGCGTTTTTAACGGCGGCACGACGACCAATGTCGTGCCAGCGGAAGCGACGGCCAGCATTGACGTGCGTTTTTGGACGCAGGCCGATGGAGCATATCTGGAAAACGCGATCCGCAGCCTTAAACCGATTCTGCCTGAAGCGCAGCTTGAGATCGGTGGCGGCATCAATCGTCCGCCCATGCCGCGTTCGCCGCAAAATTTAGCCCTGTTTGAACACGCACGCGGCCTGGCTGGCGAGCTTGGGTTCGAGTTGAAAGATGGTGTCGTCGGTGGCGGCTCAGACGGCAATTTTACGGCGGCGCTGGGGGTGCCGACGCTGGACGGGCTAGGCGTGGATGGCGCGGGCGCGCACGCCGATCACGAGCACATCATCGTCAGCGACATCCCCCGGCGCGCCGCATTACTGACACGCTTGTTGCAAACGGTTTGA
- the rnc gene encoding ribonuclease III, whose translation MTATPAAASSEAATDAMVNEVGLEVAPTSAVGDEGEAITLTSKTFEDLLTQLEGLIHYTFRDRNLLRRSLTHRSFANEQAEPRPPHNEALEFLGDAVLEFLISAWLLELYPTQNEGTLSKLRAYAVSAVNLQKHAVRLGLGGYLLINRGEEKTGGRHKMALQVDAYEALIAAIYLDGGIEAAKVFIRREFALTFSIVDPQNLAMADYKTALQERLQSLGLPTPQYAIVESLGPDHHRVFQIELRVSGKCIATGQGTTIKGAHQAAARSALDNLTQELERVNLMPETLASAEDAAPAVLEAVILPLEPEATLTD comes from the coding sequence TTGACAGCCACTCCAGCGGCCGCTTCATCAGAAGCCGCGACTGATGCGATGGTCAACGAGGTCGGTCTGGAAGTTGCGCCTACCTCTGCTGTCGGCGATGAGGGTGAAGCGATCACCTTAACCAGCAAAACCTTTGAAGACTTGCTCACGCAACTCGAAGGGCTGATCCATTACACCTTCCGTGATCGCAACCTGTTACGCCGCTCCTTGACCCATCGCTCCTTTGCCAACGAACAAGCAGAACCGCGTCCACCCCATAACGAAGCGTTGGAATTCCTCGGCGATGCCGTGTTGGAATTCCTGATTAGCGCTTGGCTGTTGGAACTCTACCCGACGCAAAATGAAGGCACATTGTCCAAGCTGCGCGCTTACGCCGTCAGCGCCGTCAATCTGCAAAAACACGCGGTGCGTTTGGGGTTGGGTGGCTATCTGCTCATCAACCGTGGCGAAGAGAAAACCGGTGGCCGCCACAAGATGGCGTTGCAGGTAGACGCTTACGAAGCGCTGATCGCGGCCATCTATCTCGACGGCGGCATCGAAGCCGCGAAAGTATTCATCCGCCGCGAATTCGCCCTGACGTTTTCCATCGTTGACCCGCAAAACCTGGCGATGGCCGATTACAAAACGGCCTTGCAAGAGCGCTTGCAATCGCTGGGGCTGCCAACGCCGCAATACGCCATCGTCGAGAGCCTGGGGCCGGATCATCACCGCGTCTTCCAGATCGAACTGCGCGTCAGCGGCAAATGCATCGCCACCGGCCAAGGCACAACCATCAAAGGCGCGCATCAGGCCGCAGCGCGTTCGGCGCTGGATAACCTGACCCAGGAATTGGAGCGCGTGAATTTAATGCCGGAAACACTTGCATCGGCAGAGGACGCCGCACCAGCAGTGCTGGAAGCAGTGATCTTGCCGCTTGAACCGGAAGCTACGCTAACCGACTAA
- the lepB gene encoding signal peptidase I, with protein sequence MALFLMTFIAQAVQVPTGSMQNNIHIGDHFFVNKFLFGRPTPILGKLLPTREIKRGDIIVFKFPQDPKVNYVKRVVGLPGDKVEVKGTHVFVNGQELPEQRVTINLLDTRYSSHPEIKTEPAPPGAHYRVYYDDRDHEPSEFNADSQLRFAVNEPAIVPPDSYFAMGDNRDNSLDSRYWGFVPRSNIIGHALYVYWSFNPSDPETPTTGNRLTDIFTRSNWRRTGTAIK encoded by the coding sequence ATGGCGCTCTTTCTGATGACCTTCATCGCGCAAGCCGTGCAAGTGCCGACCGGTTCGATGCAAAACAACATCCACATCGGCGATCACTTCTTCGTCAATAAGTTTCTCTTTGGACGCCCCACACCTATTTTGGGCAAGCTCTTGCCGACGCGCGAGATCAAACGCGGCGACATCATCGTCTTCAAATTTCCGCAAGACCCCAAGGTGAATTACGTCAAGCGCGTGGTCGGATTGCCCGGCGACAAAGTCGAAGTCAAAGGCACGCACGTTTTCGTCAACGGCCAGGAGTTGCCCGAACAGCGCGTCACCATCAACCTGCTCGACACACGCTATTCGTCGCATCCGGAAATCAAGACCGAACCCGCCCCGCCCGGGGCGCACTATCGCGTCTATTACGACGACCGCGATCACGAACCATCCGAATTCAACGCCGATTCGCAACTGCGTTTCGCTGTGAATGAACCCGCCATCGTGCCGCCCGACAGTTATTTTGCGATGGGCGACAACCGCGACAACAGTTTGGACAGCCGCTATTGGGGCTTCGTCCCACGCAGCAACATCATCGGTCACGCGCTCTATGTGTATTGGTCGTTCAATCCAAGCGACCCCGAAACGCCCACGACCGGCAACCGGCTGACCGACATCTTCACGCGCTCGAACTGGCGGCGCACCGGCACGGCGATCAAATAG
- a CDS encoding Rpn family recombination-promoting nuclease/putative transposase, whose amino-acid sequence MSQLNNPHDKFFKATFGRPEVAAEVLAHYLPAATAAALELRAPALVKDSFVDDELQEHYSDLLYRVRLKRGGAAYVYLLFEHKSAPDELVAFQVLRYKVRIWERLARAKPRKLPLIVPLVFYHGRKRWRVPRSFGALLEGGELAGLRQYVDESEYLLLDLSAFSAAELVGAAFTRVALLVLKYAFEDQLLARLPEIVRLLPIWEQSALEYFATVLRYVSEITRPLTRHEFEELKTAFPTETGEIMETMASAWVKEGLQKGRQEGLQQGRQEGRQEGRQEGRQEGRQEGWQEGLQQGRQEAALTFTLRLLEHQIGAVGARTAARLRKLSFEQLMELGEALLEFKSAKDLSAWLRAKAEKTA is encoded by the coding sequence ATGTCTCAACTCAACAACCCGCACGACAAATTTTTCAAAGCCACCTTTGGACGGCCTGAAGTCGCGGCTGAGGTGCTCGCGCATTACCTGCCCGCCGCAACGGCGGCGGCGCTGGAATTGCGCGCACCCGCATTGGTCAAAGACTCGTTCGTGGATGACGAGTTGCAGGAACATTACTCCGACCTGCTTTACCGCGTGCGGCTCAAACGCGGCGGCGCGGCTTATGTCTATTTGCTCTTCGAGCACAAGAGCGCACCGGATGAACTGGTCGCCTTTCAAGTGCTGCGTTACAAAGTGCGGATTTGGGAACGGTTGGCGCGCGCCAAGCCACGCAAGCTGCCGCTGATCGTGCCGCTCGTGTTTTACCACGGGCGCAAACGTTGGCGCGTCCCGCGCAGTTTCGGCGCGCTGTTGGAAGGCGGCGAACTCGCCGGGCTGCGCCAATACGTGGACGAATCGGAATATCTGCTGCTCGACCTCTCAGCCTTCAGCGCGGCGGAGCTGGTCGGCGCGGCGTTCACCCGCGTCGCCTTGCTGGTGTTGAAATACGCTTTTGAAGACCAGTTGCTCGCGCGGCTGCCAGAGATCGTGCGGCTCTTGCCCATCTGGGAGCAGAGTGCGTTAGAATACTTTGCCACCGTGCTCCGCTACGTTTCGGAGATCACGCGCCCCTTGACCAGACACGAATTTGAGGAACTGAAAACAGCGTTCCCCACAGAAACCGGAGAGATTATGGAAACAATGGCTTCCGCTTGGGTCAAAGAAGGTTTGCAAAAGGGCCGGCAAGAAGGCTTGCAACAAGGCCGGCAAGAAGGTCGGCAGGAAGGCCGGCAGGAAGGCCGGCAGGAAGGTCGGCAAGAAGGTTGGCAGGAGGGCTTGCAACAAGGCCGGCAAGAGGCGGCGCTCACCTTCACGTTGCGTTTACTGGAACATCAAATCGGCGCGGTGGGCGCGCGCACGGCCGCGCGTTTGCGCAAGCTTTCCTTTGAGCAACTGATGGAACTCGGCGAGGCGCTGCTGGAATTCAAGTCGGCCAAAGACCTGTCCGCCTGGCTACGGGCGAAGGCGGAAAAAACTGCGTGA
- a CDS encoding transposase, whose amino-acid sequence MPKREFDEAARPLAYFISFRCYGTWLHGDARGSVDRSHNRYGTPFLSHDELREYEEFQRLNRAPVTLDTARRTVVEQTVREVCQQRQWLLHALNVRTNHVHSVITAGREPEDAMNDLKAYATRRMREAGVLPPDQKPWSRHGSTRWLWTPHSLACAIDYVLNCQGDELPNFAAWEKEED is encoded by the coding sequence ATGCCCAAACGTGAGTTTGACGAAGCTGCTCGGCCCTTGGCCTACTTTATCTCCTTCCGTTGTTATGGCACCTGGCTGCACGGTGATGCGCGCGGGTCAGTAGACCGGTCGCACAATCGCTACGGCACGCCCTTTCTTTCCCACGATGAGTTGCGTGAATACGAAGAGTTCCAGCGGCTTAACCGCGCGCCGGTGACGCTCGACACGGCACGTCGCACGGTGGTTGAGCAGACGGTGCGCGAAGTCTGCCAGCAGCGCCAGTGGTTGTTGCACGCGCTCAATGTGCGCACCAATCACGTCCACAGCGTAATCACGGCAGGCCGCGAACCTGAAGACGCGATGAACGACCTGAAAGCCTACGCCACTCGGCGCATGCGCGAGGCCGGTGTGTTGCCGCCCGATCAAAAACCGTGGTCGCGCCACGGCAGCACCCGCTGGCTCTGGACGCCACACAGCTTGGCTTGCGCCATAGACTACGTGCTCAATTGCCAGGGCGATGAGTTGCCGAATTTTGCCGCGTGGGAAAAAGAAGAAGACTGA
- a CDS encoding formylglycine-generating enzyme family protein has product MEGKGLWELMPSEGGYRVRMGADVVLDLVALPGGEFTMGSDKITDDEKPPHQVRVAGFAMGKYEVTQAQWEAVIGSLPNVVFKGADRPVERVSWNDAQQFCQRLSQMTGKQFRLPTEAEWEYAARAGKTTEYSFGDDEKLLDQYAWFSSNSGNQTHTVGQKQRNQFGLYDMYGNVWEWVQDVWHDNYEGAPVNGSAWLSGGDSGRRVLRGGSWGYDADYCRSAFRVFNLPAIVNDLGFRVVVSARTQ; this is encoded by the coding sequence ATGGAAGGGAAAGGCCTCTGGGAGCTTATGCCCAGCGAGGGTGGCTACCGTGTCAGGATGGGCGCTGATGTGGTGCTGGATTTGGTCGCCCTGCCCGGCGGCGAATTCACGATGGGTTCGGACAAAATCACAGATGATGAAAAGCCACCGCATCAGGTACGCGTGGCGGGCTTTGCGATGGGCAAGTACGAGGTCACACAGGCGCAGTGGGAGGCGGTGATAGGCAGCTTGCCAAATGTCGTCTTCAAAGGCGCTGACCGTCCGGTGGAGCGCGTGTCGTGGAATGACGCACAGCAATTTTGTCAACGACTGTCACAAATGACCGGCAAGCAATTCCGATTGCCGACCGAAGCCGAATGGGAATATGCCGCGCGCGCGGGCAAGACGACTGAATACAGCTTTGGCGATGATGAAAAACTGCTTGATCAGTATGCGTGGTTCAGTAGCAATTCCGGCAACCAGACACATACAGTCGGGCAGAAGCAACGCAATCAATTTGGCTTGTACGATATGTACGGCAATGTTTGGGAATGGGTGCAAGATGTGTGGCATGACAACTACGAAGGCGCGCCGGTGAATGGCTCAGCTTGGTTGAGTGGCGGAGACTCAGGTCGCCGGGTGCTGCGGGGCGGCTCGTGGGGCTACGATGCGGACTACTGCCGTTCTGCTTTCCGCGTCTTCAATCTCCCCGCCATCGTCAACGACCTCGGTTTTCGTGTCGTTGTCTCTGCGAGGACTCAGTAA
- a CDS encoding MoxR family ATPase codes for MPYPFYPNPTHRETDGTVALPEFSRARQTDPAGYLPDDGLVDAVNVALLLSQPLLLTGEPGTGKTELARHLAHTLGLGVPLKFETKSNSTARDLFYSYDAVGHFRAKDTGASAAVLSYLRWNALGEAILRSRASIAERWRTPGFEHTGAQRAVVLIDEIDKAPRDFPNDLLNEVEHHYFRVPELNNDRIEANPQLRPILVLTSNSEKHLPEAFLRRCIYYDIEFPKDTRLVQIVTSRVASYANGLPPMLTEALALFEHLRDSGLRKRPATAELIDWLTALREMGADFEQPLRAQRKLLQRSLSALIKIKEDQEAAHRIAKEW; via the coding sequence ATGCCCTATCCTTTTTACCCGAATCCCACACACCGCGAGACTGACGGCACGGTGGCCTTGCCCGAATTCAGCCGCGCCCGCCAAACCGATCCGGCGGGCTATCTGCCCGATGACGGTCTGGTGGATGCCGTGAATGTCGCGCTGCTGCTGAGCCAGCCGCTTTTGCTGACGGGCGAACCGGGCACCGGCAAGACCGAATTGGCGCGACATCTGGCGCACACGTTGGGGCTGGGCGTGCCGCTCAAATTCGAGACCAAGTCCAACAGCACGGCGCGCGATTTGTTTTACAGCTACGACGCGGTCGGCCACTTTCGCGCCAAAGACACCGGGGCGAGCGCCGCTGTGCTCAGCTACCTGCGTTGGAACGCATTGGGCGAAGCCATTCTGCGTTCGCGCGCAAGCATCGCAGAGCGCTGGCGCACGCCGGGCTTTGAGCACACGGGCGCGCAACGTGCGGTCGTGCTGATTGACGAGATAGACAAAGCGCCGCGCGATTTCCCGAATGATCTGCTCAACGAGGTCGAGCATCATTACTTCCGCGTGCCCGAACTCAACAACGACCGGATCGAAGCCAATCCGCAACTGCGCCCGATCCTGGTGCTGACCAGCAATTCCGAAAAGCATCTGCCCGAAGCCTTCCTGCGCCGCTGCATCTATTACGACATCGAATTTCCCAAGGACACACGGCTGGTGCAGATCGTGACCAGCCGTGTCGCCAGTTACGCCAACGGGCTGCCGCCCATGTTGACCGAGGCGCTGGCGTTGTTTGAACACTTGCGCGACAGCGGTTTGCGTAAGCGGCCCGCGACCGCCGAGTTGATTGATTGGCTGACCGCGCTGCGCGAAATGGGCGCGGATTTCGAGCAGCCGCTGCGCGCGCAACGCAAGTTGTTGCAGCGAAGTCTGAGCGCGCTCATCAAGATCAAAGAGGATCAGGAAGCCGCGCACCGCATCGCCAAAGAATGGTGA
- a CDS encoding TIR domain-containing protein gives MASPIKVFYSYAHLDETLRNELDRHLKILVRAGVIEPWHDRQIGAGEEWKNAIDEHLESARIILLLVSSDFIASDYCYDIEMKRALERHASQADPALVIPIILRPCRWQSAPFGKLQALPKDAKPVTSWANRDEAWLDVEEGMRRAIEQLQAKQQPPASAPAAAPEAATQTTPSAQTEPSAAQTEPSAAQTVVTALPALLPHLCDRGKQEAALVQALKQHRQSQSRRPVVCLLHGHRFESHVEFLERMYKGPLKKLLTRTSKAAGPREIPLRAAHTAFESPAGFWWELAVALEVSDADQEPQQAVYELLKQSEDPLIVTLDLSTKLFKQPGADLLPAFLQFCAAWEDLPLNRVVLLCLCFRFEEQPQPRWFDFKLKQRQAWEQQLQVLLRELEQDFSAYPQCCGVALPELPALTQDDVRAWYRIHQIGERFRISKQWIDDLFSEAEQISMRAFEMKLEALLEQRSS, from the coding sequence ATGGCATCCCCCATCAAAGTCTTTTACTCATACGCGCATCTGGATGAAACGCTGCGCAACGAACTCGACCGGCACCTGAAAATTCTCGTGCGCGCAGGCGTGATTGAACCCTGGCACGACCGCCAAATCGGCGCGGGCGAAGAATGGAAGAACGCGATTGACGAGCACCTGGAAAGCGCGCGGATCATCCTGTTACTCGTCAGTTCAGATTTCATCGCGTCGGACTACTGTTACGACATCGAAATGAAGCGCGCGCTCGAACGGCACGCCAGCCAGGCTGACCCGGCGCTGGTGATTCCCATCATCCTGCGTCCCTGCCGCTGGCAAAGTGCGCCCTTCGGCAAATTACAGGCGCTGCCCAAAGACGCCAAACCCGTCACCAGTTGGGCCAATCGCGATGAAGCCTGGTTGGACGTGGAAGAAGGCATGCGCCGCGCTATCGAACAGTTGCAAGCCAAACAACAGCCGCCTGCGAGCGCGCCTGCCGCTGCGCCTGAAGCCGCCACGCAGACCACTCCATCCGCCCAAACCGAACCGTCCGCCGCCCAAACCGAACCGTCCGCCGCCCAAACCGTCGTCACCGCGTTGCCCGCGTTGCTGCCGCATCTGTGCGACCGCGGCAAACAGGAAGCGGCTCTTGTGCAAGCGCTCAAACAACATCGCCAAAGCCAGTCGCGCCGTCCGGTCGTTTGCCTGTTGCACGGCCACAGATTCGAGAGCCACGTCGAGTTTTTAGAACGCATGTACAAAGGCCCGTTGAAAAAGTTGTTGACCCGCACGAGCAAGGCCGCCGGGCCACGCGAGATTCCGTTGCGCGCGGCACACACGGCGTTTGAAAGCCCCGCCGGATTTTGGTGGGAGCTGGCCGTCGCCTTGGAAGTCAGTGACGCCGACCAGGAGCCGCAGCAGGCGGTTTATGAATTGTTGAAACAGAGCGAAGACCCGCTGATCGTCACGCTCGACCTTTCGACCAAGCTATTCAAACAGCCCGGCGCTGACTTGTTGCCTGCGTTTTTGCAATTTTGCGCGGCGTGGGAAGACTTGCCGCTCAATCGCGTCGTGCTGCTCTGCCTCTGCTTCCGCTTTGAAGAGCAGCCGCAGCCACGCTGGTTCGACTTCAAACTCAAACAGCGGCAGGCCTGGGAGCAGCAGTTGCAAGTCTTGTTGCGGGAACTTGAGCAGGATTTTTCAGCTTACCCGCAATGTTGCGGCGTGGCCTTGCCCGAATTGCCCGCGTTGACGCAAGACGATGTCAGAGCCTGGTACCGCATTCATCAAATCGGCGAGCGTTTCCGCATTAGCAAACAGTGGATTGACGATTTGTTTAGCGAGGCCGAGCAAATTTCCATGCGCGCCTTTGAAATGAAACTCGAAGCCCTGTTGGAACAGCGGTCTTCCTGA
- a CDS encoding DUF3380 domain-containing protein, translating into MTLEFQGTAMPLDINGIEEATQLLQVGVPELVAVGTVETRGFGYLPDRRPLILFERHIFSRETSHRFDGVDSNISNRQPGGYGPGGAQQYDRLLRAVALDREAALRSASWGLGQVMGFNAQAAGYADTETMVVEMMESENAQLLAMAHFINSQPKAAAALRAHDWAGFARVYNGADFAINKYDKKLAAAFQAFQAGTLPDLNVRTAQAFLTYLGFSPGTVDGLTGRLTRSALNEFREQNGLPIAAEVTEEDLAALQQAAIVG; encoded by the coding sequence ATGACACTAGAGTTTCAAGGAACCGCAATGCCGCTCGACATCAATGGCATTGAAGAAGCAACGCAACTGTTACAGGTCGGCGTCCCCGAGTTGGTCGCTGTCGGCACGGTCGAGACGCGCGGGTTCGGGTATCTGCCCGACCGCCGGCCGCTCATTTTATTCGAGCGCCATATTTTCAGCCGCGAGACCAGCCATCGGTTCGACGGCGTGGATTCCAACATCAGCAATCGGCAGCCCGGCGGCTACGGCCCTGGCGGCGCGCAGCAATATGACCGGCTGCTGCGTGCGGTGGCGTTGGATCGCGAGGCAGCCTTGCGCAGCGCGTCCTGGGGCTTGGGGCAGGTGATGGGGTTCAATGCCCAGGCCGCCGGGTATGCCGATACCGAAACGATGGTGGTGGAAATGATGGAAAGCGAGAATGCTCAATTGCTGGCGATGGCCCATTTCATCAACAGCCAGCCTAAAGCCGCCGCTGCGTTGCGCGCCCACGATTGGGCCGGGTTTGCGCGCGTCTACAACGGAGCGGATTTCGCCATCAACAAATACGACAAAAAATTGGCGGCAGCCTTTCAAGCCTTTCAGGCGGGCACCCTGCCCGATTTGAACGTGCGCACCGCGCAAGCCTTTCTGACCTATCTGGGCTTTTCGCCCGGAACCGTGGATGGCTTGACGGGCCGGTTGACGCGCTCAGCGTTGAATGAATTTCGAGAGCAAAACGGGCTACCCATTGCTGCCGAGGTTACTGAAGAAGATTTGGCGGCACTTCAGCAAGCGGCGATTGTTGGCTAG